In a genomic window of Bemisia tabaci chromosome 1, PGI_BMITA_v3:
- the Coq9 gene encoding ubiquinone biosynthesis protein COQ9, mitochondrial isoform X1 has protein sequence MASRICLGVLSFSKNPHNVNFCRGSFVLFQRNSSQAVAHNDCSPGVKDLVELPKSESFQSNTDEEIQEKIFKAALPFVNTHGWSKSAITAGAEAVGYPGIVHGMFPRGGANLVEYFYSTCNRELALKMKLETEGAAAENKKKDPQVFVAEAIEARLRMIIPYLPKWPQALAIMALPPNAPHSIQNLMMLADDICYYSGDRSVDVTWYAKRLGVGSIYKVTELYFLQDTSPDYQNTWHFLNRRIEDAVQLHTVLMKSESASTLAKDVANVTFTTVRNMLGLNWNR, from the exons ATGGCATCGCGCATTTGCCTAGGTGTACTGTCATTTTCGAAGAATCCACATAATGTCAACTTTTGTAGAG GATCTTTTGTACTTTTCCAAAGAAATTCTAGTCAGGCTGTAGCACACAATGACTGTAGCCCTGGTGTGAAAGACCTTGTTGAATTACCCAAGTCAGAATCTTTTCAATCCAACACTGATGAGGAAAttcaggagaaaattttcaaagctgcTCTTCCTTTTGTAAATACGCATGGCTGGTCTAAAAGCGCTATCACAGCTG GTGCTGAAGCTGTTGGTTATCCTGGCATAGTTCACGGTATGTTTCCTCGAGGAGGAGCAAACCTAGTTGAATATTTTTATAGTACCTGTAATAGGGAGTTGGCGCTTAAAATGAAGCTTGAGACTGAAGGAGCTGCTGCAGAAAATAA aaagaAGGACCCTCAAGTTTTTGTGGCTGAAGCAATCGAAGCTCGACTGCGAATGATAATCCCATACTTGCCTAAATGGCCTCAGGCCCTAGCAATTATGGCACTCCCACCAAATGCTCCTCACTCCATTCAAAATCTTATGATGTTAGCTGATGATATCTGCTATTACTCTGGTGATCGCTCTGTTGAT GTTACATGGTATGCAAAACGTCTTGGAGTTGGCAGTATTTACAAAGTGACAGAATTGTATTTTTTGCAAGATACATCCCCTGATTATCAGAATACTTGGCATTTTCTCAATCGCCGGATAGAGGATGCTGTCCAACTACACACTGTTTTGATGAAATCTGAGTCAGCCTCAACCTTAGCGAAGGATGTAGCAAATGTAACTTTCACAACT GTACGAAATATGCTGGGCTTGAATTGGAACAGATAA
- the Coq9 gene encoding ubiquinone biosynthesis protein COQ9, mitochondrial isoform X2 — MNPTVLSVSNVNESCMPSNISGSFVLFQRNSSQAVAHNDCSPGVKDLVELPKSESFQSNTDEEIQEKIFKAALPFVNTHGWSKSAITAGAEAVGYPGIVHGMFPRGGANLVEYFYSTCNRELALKMKLETEGAAAENKKKDPQVFVAEAIEARLRMIIPYLPKWPQALAIMALPPNAPHSIQNLMMLADDICYYSGDRSVDVTWYAKRLGVGSIYKVTELYFLQDTSPDYQNTWHFLNRRIEDAVQLHTVLMKSESASTLAKDVANVTFTTVRNMLGLNWNR; from the exons ATGAACCCAACTGTCTTGTCCGTTTCAAATGTCAATGAGAGCTGTATGCCAAGCAATATCTCAG GATCTTTTGTACTTTTCCAAAGAAATTCTAGTCAGGCTGTAGCACACAATGACTGTAGCCCTGGTGTGAAAGACCTTGTTGAATTACCCAAGTCAGAATCTTTTCAATCCAACACTGATGAGGAAAttcaggagaaaattttcaaagctgcTCTTCCTTTTGTAAATACGCATGGCTGGTCTAAAAGCGCTATCACAGCTG GTGCTGAAGCTGTTGGTTATCCTGGCATAGTTCACGGTATGTTTCCTCGAGGAGGAGCAAACCTAGTTGAATATTTTTATAGTACCTGTAATAGGGAGTTGGCGCTTAAAATGAAGCTTGAGACTGAAGGAGCTGCTGCAGAAAATAA aaagaAGGACCCTCAAGTTTTTGTGGCTGAAGCAATCGAAGCTCGACTGCGAATGATAATCCCATACTTGCCTAAATGGCCTCAGGCCCTAGCAATTATGGCACTCCCACCAAATGCTCCTCACTCCATTCAAAATCTTATGATGTTAGCTGATGATATCTGCTATTACTCTGGTGATCGCTCTGTTGAT GTTACATGGTATGCAAAACGTCTTGGAGTTGGCAGTATTTACAAAGTGACAGAATTGTATTTTTTGCAAGATACATCCCCTGATTATCAGAATACTTGGCATTTTCTCAATCGCCGGATAGAGGATGCTGTCCAACTACACACTGTTTTGATGAAATCTGAGTCAGCCTCAACCTTAGCGAAGGATGTAGCAAATGTAACTTTCACAACT GTACGAAATATGCTGGGCTTGAATTGGAACAGATAA
- the LOC109040053 gene encoding glomulin has translation MEIEEEQDMNVPVKQKTEKKEDEELLQAILEDGNEVDLATWDLWEVIPRVFRYLSKSHAQKDEHLHLLSASALIKIASAANPKEFILILLSQLEEDFDDARFCTLLRPLQSVLFRLPDENGKSFHWCLTSIHDCLTKHLCLPGDFNFEDREKVHPESDEYQMIICKVYEELIFFYQTIQYEILKIVDVPKSKKFEQIFVSHLVKILGRPLVQLNFEGESSSSSLKKSVENLLNLIFSMSVDVISFVKKTEPLTSHKFNSENSDCIPLLASANFYYLIFCERLGPIEKIPKVYSTSYLRSNIFPLASALILCEDSLIRRKGLLLSNFMLEELDSCFFTESVVLEHFMQGLTTCITYEKTEDNRKLSFTVFKNYLCQLRPKEKYLVFLNLHTILTNSSIKAYVITCIKDSVIQYYQHPLFRGKCLFDLVDLYCKLPAGSRTDLMEFANETIASLNFIRFLIIRDRNNKLGSHKYLRKIYEILLDPLAEALKTSRVNWQLKLKEIDEGILEGNKVSMTVGGQRLPDMPKEEQIGIVTSAFNCIDLLESLSKRVNECFLEISIES, from the coding sequence ATGGAGATTGAAGAAGAGCAAGACATGAATGTACCTGTTAAGCAAAAAACCgagaagaaagaagatgaagaactTCTCCAAGCTATCCTTGAAGATGGTAATGAAGTTGACCTAGCAACTTGGGATCTGTGGGAAGTTATCCCCAGGGTCTTTCGATACCTGTCAAAAAGTCATGCCCAAAAAGATGAACATTTACACCTTCTAAGTGCAAGCGCATTAATCAAAATAGCTTCAGCCGCCAACCCTAAAGAATTCATTCTTATTCTCCTCTCCCAACTAGAAGAAGATTTTGATGATGCCAGATTTTGTACCTTACTGAGACCTTTACAGAGTGTTCTCTTCCGTTTGCCAGATGAAAATGGGAAATCATTTCACTGGTGTCTTACGTCTATTCATGATTGCTTAACAAAGCATTTATGTTTGCCAGGTGACTTTAATTTTGAAGATAGAGAAAAAGTACACCCAGAAAGTGATGAATATCAAATGATAATTTGTAAAGTCTATGAAGAGTTAATTTTCTTTTACCAGACAATTCAAtatgaaatcttgaaaattgTGGATGTCCCAAAATCTAAgaaatttgaacaaatttttgtaAGTCATCTAGTTAAAATTCTTGGAAGGCCATTAGTTCAGCTAAATTTTGAGGGCGAATCATCATCAAGCAGCCTTAAGAAGTCAGTagaaaatttgctgaatttaatCTTTTCTATGTCTGTTGATGTTATATCCTTTGTAAAGAAAACTGAACCTCTGACCAGTCACAAATTTAATTCGGAAAATTCTGATTGTATCCCTCTTTTAGCATCTGCCAATTTCTACTATCTAATTTTTTGCGAAAGGCTAGGTCCTattgaaaaaattcccaaaGTTTACAGTACCAGTTATCTAAGAtctaatatttttcctcttgcGTCTGCTTTAATTTTGTGTGAAGACTCCCTGATCAGGAGGAAAGGCTTACTTTTAAGCAATTTCATGCTTGAAGAGCTCGATAGTTGTTTTTTCACTGAGAGTGTTGTATTAGAGCACTTCATGCAAGGCTTAACGACTTGCATAACTTATGAAAAAACAGAGGATAATAGGAAACTAAGTTTTacagttttcaagaattaccTTTGTCAACTACGTCCTAAAGAAAAATATCTTGTATTTCTAAATCTCCATACAATCCTCACTAATTCGAGCATAAAAGCTTATGTCATAACTTGCATCAAAGATTCAGTGATTCAGTATTATCAGCACCCATTATTTAGAGGCAAGTGCCTATTTGATTTAGTCGATCTCTATTGTAAGCTACCTGCAGGGTCAAGAACTGATTTAATGGAGTTCGCTAATGAAACTATTGCTTCACTCAATTTCATTCGTTTTTTGATCATTCGAGATAGGAATAATAAGCTTGGTAGTCACAAGTACCTtagaaaaatatatgaaatacTGCTGGACCCTTTAGCTGAAGCTTTGAAAACTTCTCGGGTCAACTGgcaattaaaattgaaagaaattgatgAAGGTATTTTAGAAGGCAACAAAGTGTCGATGACTGTTGGTGGGCAAAGATTACCAGATATGCCTAAAGAAGAACAGATAGGTATTGTCACTTCTGCATTTAATTGTATTGATCTTTTAGAAAGTCTCTCTAAGAGAGTGAATGAATGTTTTTTAGAAATATCTATAGAGTCCTAG